In one window of Paraburkholderia phymatum STM815 DNA:
- a CDS encoding acyl-CoA dehydrogenase family protein: protein MHKRLGIEHGDLEIADAVARFAQSELAPGAAQVDREELSTVRYVAQLAELGMMGMNLPQRWGGVDASPVAIVLSLVEIAKACASTSSMIGAHYLATDSILIGGDDALRDRYLPDAASGKKVGAFALTEPRAGSHPADMATRARREGDGYRIMGVKHFISNADAAGFIVVFAKTDVDAGTRGISAFVVDRHTPGVDVAPAEKLMGIRGAPAHEVALDCFVPAANRLGAEGSGFRTAMKVLDNSRLDVAATSLGIAEAALSAAIGWLKERQVGGEPLSNRQGLQWTIADMKTRLEAAWLLTLQAAAKRGAGVPFTQDASMAKLYASEMVAFVTDAALQMHGGYGFTREMPLERLIRDARILRIYEGSSEIQRTVIARTVLE, encoded by the coding sequence ATGCATAAGCGGCTGGGTATCGAACACGGCGACCTCGAAATCGCCGATGCGGTTGCGCGCTTTGCGCAAAGCGAACTCGCGCCAGGTGCGGCGCAAGTGGACCGCGAAGAACTGTCGACGGTGCGCTATGTCGCGCAGCTCGCCGAGCTGGGCATGATGGGCATGAACCTGCCGCAGCGGTGGGGCGGCGTCGACGCGTCGCCGGTCGCGATCGTGCTCTCGCTGGTGGAGATCGCGAAAGCGTGTGCATCGACGTCGTCGATGATCGGTGCGCATTATCTTGCGACCGACTCGATTCTGATTGGGGGCGACGATGCGTTGCGCGATCGCTATCTTCCCGACGCGGCCAGCGGCAAGAAGGTCGGCGCGTTCGCGCTGACGGAGCCGCGCGCCGGCTCCCATCCCGCCGACATGGCGACCCGCGCGAGGCGCGAAGGTGACGGCTACCGGATCATGGGCGTGAAGCACTTCATCTCGAACGCCGATGCGGCAGGCTTCATCGTCGTGTTTGCGAAGACCGATGTCGACGCGGGCACGCGCGGCATCAGCGCGTTCGTGGTCGACAGGCACACGCCCGGCGTCGACGTTGCGCCCGCCGAGAAGCTGATGGGCATTCGCGGCGCACCCGCGCATGAAGTCGCGCTCGACTGCTTCGTTCCCGCTGCGAACCGGCTCGGCGCAGAGGGCAGCGGATTCAGGACGGCCATGAAAGTGCTCGACAACAGCCGGCTCGATGTGGCCGCAACGAGTCTCGGTATTGCAGAAGCGGCGTTGTCCGCGGCCATCGGCTGGTTGAAGGAGCGGCAGGTGGGCGGCGAGCCGTTGTCGAACCGGCAAGGTTTGCAGTGGACGATCGCCGATATGAAGACCAGACTCGAGGCCGCGTGGTTGCTGACTTTGCAAGCGGCCGCAAAGCGCGGGGCGGGCGTGCCGTTCACGCAGGACGCGTCGATGGCGAAGCTTTATGCATCCGAGATGGTTGCGTTCGTCACCGATGCTGCGTTGCAGATGCACGGCGGCTATGGTTTCACGCGCGAGATGCCGCTGGAGCGCCTGATTCGCGATGCGCGGATTCTGCGGATCTACGAGGGGTCCTCGGAAATCCAGCGGACGGTGATCGCGCGGACGGTGCTGGAATGA
- a CDS encoding class 1 fructose-bisphosphatase, with amino-acid sequence MSLQRRTTLTKYLIEQQRENNNLPADLRLLIEVVARACKAISYHVSKGALGDALGTAGSENVQGEVQKKLDILSNEILLEANEWGGNLAGMASEEMEQFFPIPANYPKGEYLLVFDPLDGSSNIDVNVSIGTIFSVLRCPDGQQPTEQSFLQKGTQQVAAGYAVYGPQTVLVLTTGNGVNCFTLDRELGSWVLTQSDMRIPVETREYAINASNQRHWYEPVQQYIGELNAGKDGPRQADFNMRWIASMVADVHRILNRGGIFMYPADKRDPSKPGKLRLMYEANPMSFIVEQAGGAATNGEKRILDIQPKSLHERVAVFLGSKNEVDRVTRYHLEKKS; translated from the coding sequence ATGTCTTTGCAACGTCGTACCACTCTCACGAAGTACCTGATCGAGCAGCAGCGCGAAAACAACAATCTGCCTGCCGATCTGCGCCTGCTGATCGAAGTCGTCGCGCGCGCGTGCAAGGCCATCAGCTATCACGTCAGCAAGGGCGCGCTCGGCGACGCGCTCGGCACGGCCGGCAGCGAGAACGTGCAGGGCGAAGTGCAGAAGAAGCTCGACATCCTGTCGAACGAAATCCTGCTCGAAGCCAACGAATGGGGCGGCAACCTCGCCGGCATGGCGTCGGAGGAGATGGAACAGTTCTTCCCGATCCCTGCGAATTATCCGAAAGGCGAATACCTGCTGGTGTTCGATCCGCTCGACGGCTCGTCGAACATCGACGTCAATGTGTCGATCGGCACGATCTTCTCGGTGCTGCGCTGCCCGGACGGCCAGCAGCCCACGGAACAATCGTTCCTTCAAAAGGGCACGCAGCAGGTCGCAGCCGGTTATGCCGTGTACGGCCCGCAAACGGTGCTCGTGCTGACAACGGGCAACGGCGTCAACTGCTTCACGCTCGATCGCGAACTGGGCTCGTGGGTGCTCACGCAAAGCGACATGCGCATCCCCGTCGAAACGCGCGAATACGCGATCAACGCATCGAACCAGCGCCACTGGTATGAGCCCGTGCAGCAGTACATCGGCGAACTGAATGCGGGCAAGGACGGTCCGCGCCAGGCCGACTTCAACATGCGCTGGATCGCATCGATGGTCGCCGACGTGCACCGCATCCTGAACCGCGGCGGCATCTTCATGTACCCCGCCGACAAGCGCGATCCGTCGAAGCCCGGCAAGCTGCGCCTGATGTACGAGGCGAACCCGATGTCGTTCATCGTCGAACAGGCGGGCGGCGCAGCAACCAACGGCGAGAAGCGCATTCTCGACATCCAGCCGAAGAGCCTGCACGAACGCGTCGCCGTATTCCTCGGCTCAAAAAACGAAGTTGATCGCGTGACCCGCTATCATCTCGAAAAGAAAAGTTGA
- the pepN gene encoding aminopeptidase N: MADTETPQVIRRADYAPPAFLIDTVALEFDLVPERTVVRNTMRIRRNPDAVRATHLDLMGEDLTFVEALLDGKPYADVHPHEHGLTVDNVPDSFELTLTGICNPAANTTLSGLYVSSGNFFTQCEAEGFRRITWFLDRPDVMATYTVTLRADKAAYPVLLSNGNLLEQGELPDGRHFARWEDPFRKPSYLFALVAGKLVALEERVKSGSGKDKLLQVWVEPHDLDKTRHAMDSLIHSIRWDEARFGLELDLDRFMIVAVSDFNMGAMENKGLNIFNTKYVLANPETATDTDFSNIEAVVGHEYFHNWTGNRVTCRDWFQLSLKEGLTVFRDQEFSADMASGGSAGEDQAARATKRIEDVRVLRQMQFAEDAGPMAHPVRPESYVEINNFYTMTVYEKGSEVVRMYQTLFGREGFRRGMDLYFKRHDGQAVTCDDFRHAMADANGRDLTQYERWYSQAGTPRISVDTHYDAAQKRYTVKLKQGYGDASQAARDTQKGPLLIPVAIGLIGDDGNDMPLRLEGEAAASPHSTRVLEFTQAEQSFTFVDVAEKPLPSLLRNFSAPVVVEYDYTADELAFLLAHDSDPFNRWEAGQRLATRELLTLAEHAATGKALELDDTVVAAFGRVLNDETLSPAFRELTLMLPSEAYLAEQMEESNPAAVHSARQFVRKRMASALKGDWLAIYERHQTPGAYEPTPTAAGHRALKNLALAYIAELDDPTDARRLAKAQYDAANNMTDRASALSALLTAGVSNGGAAAAEALDDFYRRFEDEPLVIDKWFALQAMQRGTKQRPVIEIVRTLMTHPAFNLKNPNRARSLIFSFCSANPAQFHAEDGSGYAFWADQVIALDALNPQVAARLARALELWRRFTPRLRDQMRAALEKVAAQAKSRDVREIVEKALA, encoded by the coding sequence ATGGCCGATACCGAAACGCCTCAAGTGATCCGCCGCGCCGACTACGCGCCGCCCGCCTTTCTCATCGATACCGTCGCGCTCGAGTTCGATCTCGTGCCAGAGCGCACAGTCGTCAGGAATACGATGCGGATCCGCCGCAATCCCGACGCGGTGCGCGCCACGCATCTCGACCTGATGGGCGAAGATCTGACGTTCGTCGAAGCGTTGCTCGACGGCAAGCCCTACGCCGACGTGCACCCGCATGAGCACGGTCTGACCGTCGACAACGTGCCCGATTCGTTCGAACTGACGCTGACGGGCATCTGCAACCCCGCCGCGAACACGACGCTGTCGGGCCTGTATGTATCGAGCGGCAACTTCTTCACGCAGTGCGAGGCCGAGGGCTTCCGGCGCATCACGTGGTTCCTCGATCGCCCGGACGTGATGGCAACCTACACGGTCACGCTGCGCGCCGACAAGGCCGCGTATCCGGTGCTGCTGTCCAACGGCAACCTTCTCGAACAGGGCGAGTTGCCCGACGGCCGTCATTTCGCGCGCTGGGAAGATCCGTTCAGGAAGCCGAGCTATCTGTTCGCGCTCGTCGCGGGCAAACTCGTTGCGCTGGAAGAGCGCGTGAAGTCCGGTTCGGGCAAGGACAAGCTGCTGCAGGTCTGGGTCGAGCCGCACGATCTCGACAAGACCCGTCATGCAATGGATTCGCTGATCCATTCCATTCGCTGGGACGAAGCGCGCTTCGGCCTCGAACTCGACCTGGACCGCTTCATGATCGTCGCCGTGAGCGACTTCAACATGGGCGCGATGGAGAACAAAGGGCTCAACATCTTCAACACGAAGTATGTGCTGGCGAACCCCGAAACGGCCACCGATACCGACTTCTCCAACATCGAAGCCGTGGTCGGCCACGAATACTTCCATAACTGGACGGGTAATCGCGTCACGTGCCGCGACTGGTTTCAACTGAGCCTGAAGGAAGGGCTGACGGTATTCCGCGATCAGGAGTTTTCCGCGGACATGGCGAGCGGCGGCAGTGCCGGCGAGGATCAGGCTGCGCGCGCAACCAAGCGCATCGAAGACGTACGCGTGCTGCGTCAGATGCAGTTCGCCGAAGATGCCGGTCCGATGGCGCATCCCGTGCGCCCCGAAAGCTATGTGGAGATCAACAACTTCTACACGATGACGGTCTACGAGAAGGGCTCGGAAGTCGTGCGGATGTATCAGACGTTGTTCGGACGCGAAGGCTTCCGCCGCGGCATGGATCTTTACTTCAAGCGCCACGACGGCCAGGCGGTGACCTGCGACGACTTCCGTCACGCGATGGCCGATGCGAACGGCCGCGATCTCACGCAATACGAACGCTGGTACAGCCAGGCGGGCACGCCGCGCATCAGCGTCGACACGCACTATGACGCCGCGCAGAAGCGCTACACGGTGAAGCTCAAGCAAGGCTACGGCGACGCGTCGCAGGCTGCACGTGACACGCAGAAAGGCCCGCTGCTGATTCCGGTTGCGATCGGCCTGATCGGCGATGACGGCAATGACATGCCGCTGCGTCTCGAAGGCGAAGCAGCGGCGTCGCCCCACAGCACGCGCGTGCTCGAGTTCACGCAAGCCGAACAGAGCTTTACGTTCGTCGACGTCGCCGAGAAGCCGCTGCCGTCGCTGCTGCGCAATTTTTCGGCGCCCGTCGTTGTCGAGTACGACTACACGGCCGATGAACTCGCGTTCCTGCTCGCGCACGACAGCGATCCGTTCAACCGCTGGGAAGCCGGCCAGCGCCTCGCAACGCGCGAGCTGCTCACGCTCGCCGAACACGCAGCAACGGGCAAGGCACTGGAACTGGACGACACGGTGGTCGCCGCCTTCGGCCGCGTGCTGAACGACGAGACGCTGTCGCCAGCATTCCGCGAACTCACGCTGATGCTGCCTTCGGAGGCATATCTCGCCGAGCAGATGGAAGAGTCGAATCCCGCAGCCGTTCACAGCGCGCGGCAGTTCGTGCGCAAGCGCATGGCATCGGCGCTCAAGGGCGACTGGCTCGCGATCTACGAGCGTCATCAGACGCCCGGCGCTTATGAGCCGACGCCCACGGCGGCCGGACATCGTGCGCTGAAGAACCTTGCGCTCGCGTATATCGCCGAACTCGATGATCCAACCGACGCCAGGCGCCTCGCGAAGGCGCAGTACGACGCGGCAAACAACATGACGGATCGCGCGTCGGCTTTGTCCGCGCTGCTGACGGCGGGGGTATCGAACGGCGGCGCGGCGGCGGCCGAGGCGCTCGACGACTTCTATCGCCGCTTCGAAGACGAGCCGCTCGTGATTGACAAGTGGTTTGCGCTGCAGGCGATGCAACGCGGCACGAAGCAGCGGCCCGTCATCGAGATCGTGCGCACGTTGATGACGCATCCAGCGTTCAATCTGAAAAACCCGAATCGCGCGCGCTCGCTGATCTTCAGCTTCTGCTCGGCGAACCCTGCGCAGTTCCACGCGGAAGACGGCTCAGGCTATGCGTTCTGGGCCGACCAGGTGATCGCGCTCGACGCGCTCAATCCGCAGGTTGCCGCACGTCTCGCAAGAGCCCTGGAACTGTGGCGGCGCTTCACGCCCCGGCTGCGCGACCAGATGCGCGCGGCACTTGAAAAGGTCGCGGCTCAGGCGAAATCGCGCGACGTGCGCGAAATCGTCGAGAAGGCGCTGGCCTGA
- a CDS encoding DUF4136 domain-containing protein — protein sequence MKLDRLTRHAATVLAALAMLLAGCTTYVTTQVTAFSDWSGSDATRTYAFTRTQDQKNNLEQDTYEQIVANELALHAFRQTGERDAHYLVALAYGMRPDTVIVAQPVYYNPWPGPYYWGRPFDPWGPWGPWGPYPTGYVNQSYPVYTHLLAIRITDRATGKEMYNVTARNTDEQSSLIAAMPFLARSAMSDFPLANGAVRTVKLPVDGKGGLSNEVAADSPAPSVPASGAKTVQ from the coding sequence ATGAAGCTCGACCGATTGACCCGCCACGCGGCAACGGTGCTCGCGGCGCTCGCCATGCTGCTCGCAGGCTGCACGACCTATGTGACGACGCAGGTGACGGCCTTTTCCGACTGGAGCGGCAGCGATGCGACGCGCACCTATGCGTTCACGCGCACGCAGGATCAAAAGAACAATCTCGAGCAGGACACGTACGAGCAGATCGTCGCAAACGAACTCGCGCTGCATGCGTTCCGGCAGACGGGCGAACGCGACGCGCATTATCTGGTGGCGCTCGCATACGGCATGCGCCCGGATACCGTGATCGTCGCGCAACCTGTGTACTACAACCCGTGGCCGGGCCCGTACTACTGGGGACGTCCTTTCGATCCGTGGGGACCGTGGGGCCCTTGGGGTCCGTATCCGACCGGGTACGTGAACCAGAGCTACCCCGTGTACACGCATCTGCTCGCCATCCGTATTACAGATCGCGCGACGGGGAAGGAAATGTACAACGTGACGGCGCGCAACACAGACGAGCAGTCTTCGCTGATCGCCGCCATGCCGTTTCTCGCGCGCAGTGCGATGTCCGACTTCCCGCTGGCCAACGGCGCGGTGCGCACCGTGAAGCTGCCTGTCGACGGAAAGGGTGGCTTGTCCAACGAAGTCGCCGCCGACAGCCCCGCGCCGTCCGTGCCCGCATCGGGGGCGAAGACCGTTCAGTAG
- a CDS encoding TMEM165/GDT1 family protein, translating to MEQAFLISTGAVALAEIGDKTQLLSLVLAARYRKPLPIIVGVLVATLINHAGAGALGAWLGSLVTPTVMRWALAASFIGMGLWILVPDKLDDAEANTNRTHLGVFGATVVTFFLAEMGDKTQIATVALAARFHDFFGVVAGTTLGMMLANVPAILLGDRFAHKLPTTLVHGIAAVLFVVLGAMALLGVGV from the coding sequence GTGGAACAGGCTTTTCTGATCTCGACCGGCGCTGTCGCGCTCGCTGAAATCGGCGACAAGACACAACTGCTGTCGCTCGTCCTCGCAGCCCGCTATCGCAAGCCGCTGCCCATTATCGTCGGCGTGCTGGTCGCGACGCTCATCAATCACGCGGGCGCTGGCGCACTCGGCGCATGGCTCGGCTCGCTCGTCACGCCCACCGTGATGCGCTGGGCGCTGGCTGCGTCCTTCATCGGCATGGGGCTGTGGATTCTCGTACCCGACAAGCTTGACGACGCCGAAGCGAACACCAACCGCACGCACCTCGGCGTGTTCGGCGCAACCGTGGTCACCTTTTTTCTGGCGGAAATGGGCGACAAAACGCAAATTGCGACTGTTGCCCTCGCCGCGCGCTTCCATGATTTCTTCGGCGTGGTCGCGGGCACGACGCTCGGCATGATGCTCGCGAACGTGCCCGCGATCCTGCTGGGCGACCGCTTCGCGCACAAGCTGCCGACCACGCTCGTCCACGGCATTGCCGCCGTCCTGTTCGTCGTGCTGGGCGCCATGGCGCTCTTGGGCGTCGGCGTCTGA
- a CDS encoding beta-ketoacyl synthase chain length factor: protein MPDLHWTIPVARWSSWPAVAAVAPDVGFIEPMVRRRLSTLSRIALKVAHDCAADKPSVRIVFASRHGELRRTTDILRNISAGEPVSPTSFSLSVLNAMTGVFGIARGDRSAASALSAGAETLGYALLEAHAQYATDTSTPVLLVYADEPADPAYGTIEEEVQGGALAILLDEAPVARLTCSRTAAAAERAPADCAGALFATQSQAVHHCLDTHTGAQWCSEYAVWEWSWDEGAA, encoded by the coding sequence ATGCCCGATCTGCACTGGACAATTCCGGTTGCTCGCTGGTCTTCGTGGCCTGCCGTCGCAGCCGTCGCCCCCGACGTTGGCTTTATCGAGCCGATGGTGCGGCGTCGTCTCAGCACGCTGTCGCGCATTGCGCTGAAAGTCGCGCACGACTGCGCCGCGGACAAACCCAGCGTGCGGATCGTGTTCGCGTCGCGCCACGGCGAGCTGCGCCGCACGACGGATATCCTGCGCAACATCAGTGCTGGCGAGCCGGTTTCGCCGACTTCCTTCAGCCTTTCGGTGCTCAATGCGATGACGGGCGTGTTTGGCATTGCGCGCGGCGACCGCTCAGCGGCGAGCGCGCTGTCGGCGGGCGCCGAAACGCTCGGTTATGCGCTGCTCGAAGCGCACGCGCAATACGCGACCGACACGTCGACGCCCGTTCTGCTCGTCTACGCGGATGAGCCGGCCGATCCCGCGTACGGCACGATCGAAGAGGAAGTGCAGGGCGGTGCGCTCGCGATCCTGCTCGACGAAGCGCCGGTGGCACGCTTGACCTGCTCGCGCACGGCCGCGGCAGCTGAACGCGCCCCGGCGGATTGCGCGGGCGCTCTCTTTGCGACGCAGAGCCAGGCAGTGCACCACTGCCTCGACACGCATACAGGCGCGCAATGGTGCAGCGAGTATGCCGTCTGGGAATGGAGCTGGGATGAAGGCGCGGCTTGA
- a CDS encoding lysophospholipid acyltransferase family protein has protein sequence MKARLDYHWRLVATALAFTVFGICGLGFSLILFPIAWLWPHRASKQLAITAIIHAFFRALVAVLRGVGVMELDAHGVAALRRKVDDPAIVIANHPTWLDVMVLLSLTPRACCVVKSAHWGNPFFWGVVRAAEYVSNADPLELVEAGARQLARGYTMIIFPEGTRSPARNRMHAFSRGFAHMALKSGAPILPVLMDCDPPAFTKGMRWYDVPERAFRMRVNVLDPLGTNAFAAHDEPPALAARTVTSAIEAHITQHLFDYGFFKA, from the coding sequence ATGAAGGCGCGGCTTGACTATCACTGGCGTCTCGTCGCGACGGCGCTCGCGTTCACCGTATTCGGCATCTGCGGGCTTGGTTTTTCGCTGATCCTGTTTCCGATCGCATGGTTGTGGCCGCACCGCGCGTCGAAGCAACTGGCTATCACCGCGATCATTCACGCGTTCTTCCGCGCGCTCGTTGCCGTGCTGCGCGGGGTCGGCGTGATGGAACTCGATGCGCACGGCGTCGCGGCGCTGCGCCGCAAGGTTGACGACCCCGCCATCGTGATCGCGAATCACCCCACCTGGCTCGACGTGATGGTGCTGCTGTCGCTGACGCCGCGCGCGTGCTGCGTCGTGAAGAGCGCGCATTGGGGCAATCCGTTTTTCTGGGGCGTCGTGCGCGCGGCCGAGTACGTCAGCAACGCCGATCCCCTCGAACTCGTGGAAGCGGGCGCGCGGCAGCTTGCGCGCGGGTACACGATGATCATTTTTCCGGAAGGCACGCGCAGCCCGGCGCGCAACCGGATGCATGCCTTTTCGCGCGGCTTCGCGCATATGGCGCTGAAATCCGGCGCGCCGATTCTGCCCGTCCTGATGGACTGCGATCCGCCCGCCTTCACGAAGGGCATGCGCTGGTACGACGTGCCCGAGCGTGCGTTTCGCATGCGCGTGAACGTGCTCGACCCGCTCGGCACGAACGCGTTCGCGGCGCACGACGAGCCGCCTGCGCTGGCTGCCCGCACGGTGACGAGCGCCATCGAAGCACACATCACCCAGCACCTGTTCGACTATGGATTCTTTAAAGCTTGA
- a CDS encoding phosphopantetheine-binding protein, translating into MDSLKLEIKQLLIEALDLEDLTPADIDDDAPLFDTDGVGLDSIDALEIGIVLRKHYQLTIAANDERTREHFRSINTLAALVASQRELAHESGDTTKKGE; encoded by the coding sequence ATGGATTCTTTAAAGCTTGAAATCAAACAGCTTCTGATCGAAGCGCTCGATCTGGAAGATCTGACGCCCGCCGACATCGACGACGACGCGCCGCTCTTCGATACCGACGGCGTCGGTCTCGATTCGATCGACGCACTCGAGATCGGTATCGTGCTGCGCAAACACTATCAATTGACGATCGCGGCGAACGATGAACGCACGCGAGAGCACTTCCGCTCGATCAATACGCTTGCGGCGCTGGTGGCGAGCCAGCGCGAGCTTGCGCATGAGTCGGGCGACACCACAAAGAAAGGGGAATGA
- a CDS encoding acyl carrier protein encodes MTDTEILERIRAIFKENFAIEPERVTPEAHLFEELDLDSIDAVDLAIKLQEMTGRRIKPEEFKSVRTVGDVIVAVESLLAAQG; translated from the coding sequence GTGACCGACACCGAGATCCTTGAGCGCATCCGCGCCATCTTCAAAGAAAACTTCGCGATCGAGCCCGAACGCGTGACGCCCGAAGCGCATCTGTTCGAAGAGCTCGATCTGGACAGCATCGACGCCGTCGATCTCGCGATCAAGCTGCAGGAGATGACGGGCCGCCGGATCAAGCCGGAGGAGTTCAAGTCGGTGCGCACGGTCGGCGACGTGATCGTCGCGGTCGAATCGCTGCTCGCGGCGCAGGGCTGA
- a CDS encoding COG4648 family protein: MRTAPAAEAPPAATQSASGVERPRGWAGFAFGVLAKLAYPAVILCAWFWDEPRFVGCLLFALLWLQRCAGTGAFGASLRRLTRIDWGVAFMLSAASAAIVWTNSELLLRIYPSLVNLGLLIAFGATLVRGPTMIEKFARIGTPNLSEPAIRHTRRVTQIWCVFFLANGVFSLYTALYWPRAAWSLYNGAIAYGLIGVLLAGEIAWRYLVILPRARRSEAA; this comes from the coding sequence ATGCGGACGGCTCCCGCAGCAGAAGCGCCGCCCGCCGCAACGCAGTCTGCGAGCGGCGTCGAGCGCCCGCGCGGCTGGGCGGGCTTCGCGTTCGGCGTGCTCGCGAAGCTGGCGTATCCCGCCGTCATTCTATGCGCGTGGTTCTGGGACGAGCCGCGCTTCGTCGGCTGCCTGCTGTTCGCGCTGTTGTGGTTGCAGCGCTGCGCGGGCACGGGCGCATTCGGCGCATCGCTGCGCAGGCTCACGCGCATCGACTGGGGCGTCGCGTTCATGCTGAGCGCCGCGTCGGCCGCTATCGTGTGGACCAATAGCGAACTGTTGCTGCGCATCTATCCGTCGCTGGTGAATCTTGGTTTGCTGATCGCTTTCGGTGCCACGCTTGTGCGCGGCCCGACGATGATCGAAAAATTCGCCCGCATCGGCACGCCCAATCTGAGCGAGCCCGCGATCCGCCACACGCGCCGCGTGACGCAGATCTGGTGCGTGTTCTTTCTCGCGAATGGCGTGTTTTCTCTCTACACCGCGCTGTATTGGCCGCGCGCAGCGTGGTCGCTGTATAACGGCGCGATTGCATATGGGCTTATCGGCGTGCTGCTGGCGGGCGAAATCGCATGGCGCTATCTCGTGATCCTGCCACGTGCCCGGCGCTCGGAGGCGGCATGA
- a CDS encoding AMP-binding protein gives MIALHELLSCTRAADVPVCRDDDSDRTIDFAVFRARVFAIARQLRETGAHRYALRIDDPFDFACALFALFACGKTPVIPANATPGYLADLADAYDAVLTDADIRAHAAVQAPPATSLHIDPNAPLTLYTSGSSGTPKPIHKTLAQFDAEVRTLEREWGQLVGDATMLASVPHHHIYGLLFRVMWPLAAGRAFDRAVCIEPQHVQARIGQCGATVVVSSPAQLSRWPALPGFAALAPVPRAFFSSGGPLSAEAAAEYAAAFGAAPIEIYGSTETGGIAWRRQNETPAWRPVSGVDVRRGEDGALNVRSAHLGHDDWHRTDDAIAFDDEGRFRLLGRLDRVIKLDGKRVSLPEVEARLALHPYVAQAAVVKLAGASRERVGAVVALSDAGGDALRSEGRVALAKTLRRHLAAYFDVVVLPRHWRFRVALPFDARGKLPVAAVAAAFEPRSEGFEVLSEARHGEHLHYELRVPPALVHFEGHFPGLPILPGVVQLDWAIRLAAEHVTGVREIESVDRLKFTAPVMPGAVLDLKLSHDAARRRVQFAYRVDARDSSSGVIVYREHT, from the coding sequence ATGATCGCGCTGCATGAACTGCTGTCGTGCACGCGCGCCGCAGATGTGCCCGTCTGTCGCGACGACGACTCCGATCGCACGATCGATTTCGCCGTCTTCCGTGCGCGCGTCTTCGCAATCGCACGCCAGTTGCGCGAAACGGGCGCGCATCGCTACGCGTTGCGCATCGACGATCCGTTCGACTTCGCGTGCGCATTATTCGCGCTCTTCGCGTGCGGCAAGACGCCCGTGATTCCGGCGAACGCGACGCCCGGCTATCTGGCCGATCTCGCCGATGCGTATGACGCCGTGCTCACGGATGCCGACATTCGCGCGCATGCCGCCGTGCAAGCACCGCCCGCAACGTCGCTGCACATCGATCCGAACGCGCCGCTCACGCTCTACACGTCGGGCAGCAGCGGCACGCCCAAGCCGATCCACAAGACGCTCGCGCAGTTCGACGCCGAAGTGCGTACACTCGAACGCGAGTGGGGCCAACTCGTCGGCGACGCGACGATGCTCGCGAGCGTGCCGCATCATCACATCTACGGCCTGCTGTTTCGCGTGATGTGGCCGCTCGCGGCCGGGCGCGCGTTCGACCGGGCTGTCTGCATCGAGCCACAGCATGTGCAGGCGCGCATCGGCCAATGCGGCGCGACGGTGGTTGTGTCGTCGCCCGCGCAGCTGTCGCGCTGGCCAGCGTTGCCCGGCTTCGCGGCGCTCGCGCCCGTGCCGCGCGCTTTCTTTTCGTCGGGTGGTCCGCTTTCGGCGGAAGCCGCCGCGGAATACGCCGCCGCCTTCGGCGCCGCGCCGATCGAGATTTACGGCAGCACCGAAACGGGCGGCATCGCGTGGCGACGTCAGAACGAGACGCCGGCGTGGCGTCCCGTCAGCGGCGTCGACGTGCGGCGCGGCGAGGATGGCGCGTTGAACGTGCGCTCGGCGCATCTCGGTCACGACGACTGGCATCGCACCGACGACGCCATTGCGTTCGACGACGAAGGCCGCTTCCGTCTGTTGGGACGTCTGGATCGCGTGATCAAGCTCGACGGCAAGCGTGTGTCGCTGCCCGAGGTCGAAGCGCGTCTCGCGCTGCATCCGTATGTCGCGCAAGCGGCCGTCGTGAAGCTCGCGGGCGCATCGCGCGAACGCGTGGGCGCCGTGGTCGCGCTCAGCGACGCGGGCGGCGACGCGCTGCGCAGCGAAGGGCGCGTCGCACTGGCGAAGACGCTGCGCCGCCACCTCGCCGCATATTTCGATGTGGTCGTGCTGCCGCGTCATTGGCGCTTTCGCGTCGCGTTGCCGTTCGATGCGCGCGGCAAGCTGCCCGTCGCGGCCGTGGCGGCCGCATTCGAGCCGCGCAGCGAAGGCTTCGAAGTGCTGTCCGAAGCACGCCATGGCGAGCACCTGCATTACGAACTGCGCGTGCCCCCCGCGCTCGTGCATTTCGAAGGCCACTTCCCCGGTTTGCCGATCCTGCCCGGCGTCGTGCAACTCGACTGGGCGATCCGCCTCGCCGCCGAGCATGTGACGGGTGTGCGTGAAATCGAATCCGTCGATCGCCTGAAATTCACCGCGCCTGTGATGCCGGGCGCCGTGCTCGATCTCAAGCTCTCGCACGATGCCGCGCGCAGGCGCGTGCAATTCGCGTATCGCGTCGATGCACGCGACAGTTCGTCGGGCGTGATCGTGTATCGGGAGCACACATGA